The following coding sequences lie in one Paracidovorax avenae genomic window:
- a CDS encoding patatin-like phospholipase family protein, producing MRLNALLRPLFFLSAATLAACGSAPPATPAASPAVPSQAAPSSPPAPAPIKVGIALGGGAAKGFAHIGVIKMLEANGLAPAVVAGTSAGSVVGALYANGMNAFELQEKAVALDEAKIRDLQLSSGGLVLGQKLEDYVNAQVRNKPIEQLAKPFAAVATRLEDGERTVFTRGNTGQAVRASSSIPGVFQPVAIGKYHFVDGGVVSPVPVDAARQLGADIVVAVDISNKARGQTPAGMLGTLGQSIAIMGQKLGQAELTRADVVIRPQVLDIGAADFTQRASAILEGEKAALAAMPQIRERVAQLQAERARAAQLAREQAAQALHQACLEQRSRLQKLAGMAGLGDSCPAAAP from the coding sequence ATGCGATTGAACGCCCTGTTGCGCCCCCTGTTCTTCCTGAGTGCGGCGACTCTCGCCGCCTGCGGTAGCGCGCCGCCTGCTACCCCGGCGGCGTCGCCGGCTGTGCCGTCCCAGGCGGCTCCTTCTTCCCCGCCTGCGCCGGCCCCCATCAAGGTGGGCATCGCGCTGGGCGGCGGAGCGGCCAAGGGCTTCGCGCACATCGGCGTCATCAAGATGCTGGAGGCCAACGGCCTGGCGCCCGCCGTGGTGGCCGGCACCAGCGCGGGCAGCGTGGTGGGCGCGCTGTACGCGAACGGCATGAACGCCTTCGAGCTGCAGGAAAAGGCCGTGGCGCTCGACGAGGCGAAGATCCGCGACCTGCAGCTGTCCTCCGGCGGACTGGTGCTCGGGCAGAAGCTCGAAGACTATGTGAACGCACAGGTGCGCAACAAACCGATCGAGCAACTGGCCAAGCCCTTCGCCGCCGTGGCGACGCGGCTGGAGGACGGCGAGCGCACCGTGTTCACGCGGGGCAACACCGGCCAGGCGGTGCGCGCCTCCAGCAGCATACCGGGCGTGTTCCAGCCCGTGGCCATCGGCAAATACCACTTCGTGGACGGCGGCGTGGTCAGCCCGGTGCCGGTCGATGCTGCGCGCCAGCTGGGGGCCGACATCGTGGTCGCCGTGGACATCTCCAACAAGGCGCGCGGCCAGACGCCCGCCGGCATGCTCGGCACCCTGGGCCAGTCGATCGCGATCATGGGCCAGAAGCTAGGCCAGGCCGAGCTCACGCGGGCCGACGTGGTCATCCGCCCGCAGGTGCTGGACATCGGCGCAGCCGATTTCACGCAGCGCGCCAGCGCCATCCTGGAAGGCGAGAAAGCCGCCCTCGCCGCCATGCCGCAGATCCGCGAGCGCGTGGCGCAACTGCAGGCCGAACGGGCCCGCGCCGCGCAACTGGCCCGGGAGCAGGCCGCCCAGGCGCTGCACCAGGCCTGCCTGGAG